A window of the Roseburia sp. 831b genome harbors these coding sequences:
- a CDS encoding LicD family protein, translating to MLKIEDSFFQDEVREGFLVEEKMKRAWAVEMDVLSEIIRVCEKYNLTYYADWGTLLGTVRHHGFIPWDDDMDIALKRADYNKLLAVLPKELPEGFVVSSFYTDPTHCQPISAVMNTKTIITDSEIRKRFYGCPYIVGVDIVALDYLPREEELLQLQLSMYSMVYSAAREFGAYKASGEIEGYMAQIEELCNVKIRRDGTEQNQLWRLSDSIAAMFTEEESDDLAWMPRLICSDPNFRLKKEWYQDVISMPFEQMKLNVPVGYDSILTTMYGDYRTPINRSGGHDYPFYKKQDLFLEKIGVTI from the coding sequence ATGCTCAAAATAGAGGACAGCTTTTTTCAGGACGAGGTAAGAGAAGGCTTTTTGGTAGAAGAAAAAATGAAACGCGCCTGGGCAGTGGAGATGGATGTGCTAAGTGAGATTATCAGGGTTTGTGAGAAATACAATCTGACTTATTATGCAGACTGGGGAACGCTGCTTGGAACGGTTCGCCATCATGGATTTATCCCGTGGGATGATGATATGGACATTGCATTAAAGAGAGCGGATTATAATAAGCTGCTGGCGGTTTTGCCAAAAGAACTGCCGGAAGGATTTGTTGTGAGCAGTTTTTATACAGACCCTACGCATTGTCAGCCAATCAGTGCTGTGATGAATACTAAAACAATCATTACAGATTCCGAAATACGAAAACGTTTTTATGGTTGTCCTTATATTGTGGGAGTAGATATTGTGGCACTGGATTATCTCCCAAGAGAGGAAGAATTACTGCAGCTTCAGTTGAGTATGTATTCGATGGTATACAGTGCGGCAAGAGAATTTGGTGCGTATAAAGCATCCGGTGAGATAGAAGGTTACATGGCACAGATTGAGGAACTTTGCAATGTCAAAATACGAAGAGACGGGACAGAGCAGAATCAGCTGTGGAGACTGAGTGACAGCATTGCAGCAATGTTCACAGAAGAAGAAAGTGATGATTTGGCATGGATGCCAAGATTAATTTGTTCTGATCCGAATTTCCGCTTGAAAAAAGAATGGTATCAGGATGTAATTTCGATGCCATTTGAGCAGATGAAATTAAATGTTCCGGTTGGATATGATTCGATTTTAACAACAATGTATGGGGATTACAGGACGCCAATCAATCGGTCTGGGGGACATGACTATCCATTTTACAAAAAACAGGATTTGTTTTTAGAAAAAATCGGGGTAACGATATAG
- a CDS encoding LicD family protein codes for MSEKITLSKEKLRQLQLVELEMIVEVDRICRKYKIKYSLDGGTLLGAVRHHGFIPWDDDADVIFTRHEYAKFYKACKKELDQERFFLQDYTTDPYYRWGYAKLRRKNTEFIRYGQEKMRYRTGVCIDIFVVDNVPDNKVLREMYYGVNFFIRKVMYSELGRTAADHAFLRWVYEILYKIPRDPMFHLRNCLAAKCNKKKTKLVSHLLYQYPRKECKYGMPAECFESYIEVEFEGMPLKIFADYDRYLTLLYHHYMELPPVEKRHGPGEASCVELIDITLEEIQQRYQNENKKLDAEK; via the coding sequence ATGAGCGAGAAAATCACATTATCAAAGGAAAAATTAAGACAGCTGCAGTTGGTAGAACTTGAGATGATAGTAGAAGTAGACCGAATCTGCAGAAAGTATAAGATAAAGTATTCCCTGGATGGAGGAACGTTACTGGGGGCAGTCCGCCATCATGGATTTATTCCATGGGATGATGATGCAGATGTGATTTTTACACGTCATGAATATGCGAAGTTTTACAAGGCATGTAAAAAAGAGTTAGATCAGGAGCGGTTTTTCTTACAGGATTATACGACAGACCCGTATTATAGATGGGGGTATGCAAAATTAAGAAGAAAAAACACAGAATTCATCCGATACGGACAGGAGAAAATGAGATACCGTACAGGGGTATGTATTGACATTTTTGTGGTGGACAATGTGCCGGATAATAAGGTATTGCGGGAGATGTATTATGGAGTGAATTTCTTCATCCGAAAAGTAATGTATTCAGAGCTTGGAAGAACTGCAGCCGACCATGCATTTTTAAGATGGGTCTATGAAATTCTTTATAAGATACCAAGAGACCCGATGTTCCATTTAAGAAATTGTCTTGCGGCAAAATGTAACAAAAAGAAAACAAAATTAGTCAGCCACCTGTTGTATCAGTATCCAAGAAAAGAATGTAAATATGGAATGCCGGCGGAATGTTTTGAATCCTACATAGAAGTGGAATTTGAGGGAATGCCACTAAAGATATTTGCGGACTATGACAGATATTTAACACTCTTATATCATCATTATATGGAACTGCCACCGGTTGAAAAACGTCACGGACCGGGTGAGGCATCCTGCGTGGAACTGATTGATATAACATTGGAAGAGATACAGCAGCGATACCAGAACGAGAATAAGAAGTTGGATGCAGAAAAATGA
- a CDS encoding IspD/TarI family cytidylyltransferase, with amino-acid sequence MNIAMLIAGGKGVRMNQDIPKQFLNINDKPVIVYTMQAFQQHPEIDAILVVCIDGWQEILWAYAHQFNITKLKWVVVGGENGQSSIRNGIFELEKHCSEEDMVLIHDAIRPNVSQEIISDCIAQCRLHGSAITVIPCAEAMLLRKEDGKSAEALIDRDSLARTQTPQAFSLGKLSWAHREALNRGITNSVASCTLMIELGEEVFFSAGSEKNVKITTTEDIEIFKALLMAKKDDWLK; translated from the coding sequence ATGAACATTGCAATGCTCATAGCAGGTGGAAAAGGGGTTCGGATGAACCAGGACATTCCAAAACAGTTTTTAAATATTAACGACAAACCAGTGATTGTATACACTATGCAGGCGTTTCAGCAGCATCCAGAGATTGATGCCATACTTGTGGTGTGTATCGATGGATGGCAGGAAATTCTATGGGCGTATGCACATCAATTTAATATTACAAAGTTAAAATGGGTTGTCGTCGGAGGAGAAAATGGACAATCCTCCATTCGAAATGGAATTTTTGAGTTAGAGAAACATTGCAGTGAAGAAGATATGGTGTTGATTCATGACGCAATTCGTCCAAATGTTTCACAGGAGATTATCTCAGATTGTATTGCACAGTGCAGATTACACGGTTCCGCAATTACCGTAATTCCATGTGCAGAGGCAATGTTATTAAGAAAAGAAGATGGAAAAAGTGCAGAAGCATTGATTGACCGGGATTCCCTTGCAAGAACACAGACACCACAGGCTTTTTCCTTAGGAAAGTTGTCGTGGGCACACAGAGAAGCGTTGAATCGGGGAATTACCAATTCTGTGGCAAGCTGTACTTTAATGATTGAGCTTGGGGAAGAAGTATTTTTCTCGGCAGGCTCGGAGAAAAATGTAAAAATAACAACAACAGAGGATATTGAGATATTTAAAGCCCTTCTTATGGCAAAGAAAGATGATTGGTTAAAATAA
- a CDS encoding NAD-dependent epimerase/dehydratase family protein, with protein sequence MKNYLENITYQKDVKRAWSTLGGPKSFEGKTVLVTGATGLIGSFLVDMFLYANLSWNAKINVLAVSRKRSNLIQRFGENPGSELCYIEQDISQPFEVKETIDYIIHAAGNAYPAAFREKPVETLLSNVTGTRNLLELARKNQNCPFLFVSSGEVYGGNTCLEHPLLENDYGYVDVLSPRSCYPMGKRAGENLCVSWMQEYGTPVKIVRPCHTFGPNVTESDNRATVQFMKNVIRQEDIVLKSEGKQIRSYCYVADCASALLFVLLNGENAKAYNLATDETISIREFAEGCANIAGKQVILQLPNQTEKEERTPIENQILSDKALLELGWKKNFSIKEGMEHSIEIMRAFSKTL encoded by the coding sequence ATGAAAAATTATTTAGAGAACATCACATATCAAAAGGATGTGAAAAGAGCCTGGAGTACACTTGGAGGTCCCAAAAGCTTTGAGGGAAAAACGGTCTTGGTTACTGGTGCAACCGGATTGATAGGCTCTTTTCTGGTAGACATGTTTTTGTATGCGAATCTTAGCTGGAATGCAAAGATAAACGTACTTGCAGTCAGCAGAAAAAGGAGCAATTTAATACAGCGGTTTGGAGAGAATCCAGGTTCAGAGCTTTGTTACATAGAACAGGATATAAGCCAGCCCTTTGAAGTGAAAGAAACCATAGATTACATCATTCATGCAGCTGGGAATGCTTATCCGGCAGCTTTTCGTGAAAAACCGGTGGAGACGCTTCTTAGTAATGTAACAGGAACCAGGAATCTACTGGAACTTGCAAGAAAAAATCAAAATTGTCCATTCCTTTTTGTGTCATCAGGTGAAGTGTATGGTGGGAATACCTGTCTGGAGCACCCACTGCTGGAGAACGACTACGGATATGTAGATGTCTTGTCACCGCGTTCCTGTTATCCAATGGGAAAACGTGCAGGAGAGAATCTGTGTGTATCATGGATGCAAGAATACGGAACACCTGTAAAAATTGTAAGACCGTGTCACACATTTGGACCGAATGTGACAGAGAGCGATAACAGGGCAACGGTACAGTTTATGAAAAATGTAATCCGCCAGGAAGATATTGTTTTAAAAAGTGAAGGAAAACAGATAAGATCGTATTGCTATGTGGCGGACTGTGCATCTGCACTTCTTTTTGTTTTGTTAAATGGAGAAAATGCAAAAGCTTATAATCTTGCGACGGATGAGACGATTTCCATTCGCGAATTTGCGGAGGGATGTGCAAATATTGCAGGAAAACAGGTGATTTTGCAGCTCCCAAATCAGACAGAAAAAGAGGAGAGAACACCGATTGAGAATCAGATTCTCTCGGATAAAGCATTGCTGGAACTAGGGTGGAAAAAGAATTTTTCTATAAAAGAAGGAATGGAACACAGTATCGAAATTATGAGGGCTTTTTCAAAAACACTTTAA
- the rfbG gene encoding CDP-glucose 4,6-dehydratase, translating into MEYFKGKKVLVTGDTGFMGAWLCEILLLYGAKVVGFASKPPTNPSLFDVLKLQQRMTHYDGDIRDYGQLEKVFCKEEPEIVIHMAAQTLVGEAYKEPKITYDINVGGTTNVLECVRKSNTVKTVLNVTTDKVYKNKEWAWGYREDDELDGYDPYSNSKSCTELLAHSYYLSFFKEAGISIASVRSGNVIGGGDFAFDRIVPSCVKAVMDKKEIVIRNPNAVRPYQHVLEQVFAYLLVAKNSCERKGSMSIYNIGPDERDCVTTGKIATLFHDKSKAHPKWIFEQQEGPHEANFLRLDSAKMKAELQWDTTWNIEKAIEKTCEWTEAYLDAEDMIAVTDKQILEFDQEKNWNM; encoded by the coding sequence ATGGAGTATTTTAAAGGAAAAAAAGTGCTTGTGACAGGTGATACAGGATTTATGGGGGCCTGGTTATGCGAGATTCTATTGTTGTATGGAGCAAAAGTAGTTGGTTTTGCATCCAAGCCGCCGACCAATCCAAGCCTGTTTGATGTGTTAAAATTACAACAACGTATGACACATTATGATGGTGATATCAGAGATTACGGACAACTTGAAAAGGTGTTTTGCAAGGAAGAACCAGAGATTGTAATTCATATGGCAGCACAGACGCTTGTAGGCGAAGCTTACAAGGAACCTAAGATTACCTATGATATCAATGTAGGTGGTACGACCAATGTGCTGGAATGTGTACGAAAAAGTAATACCGTAAAGACGGTGTTAAACGTCACAACAGACAAGGTTTACAAAAATAAAGAATGGGCATGGGGATACAGGGAAGACGATGAGTTAGATGGATATGACCCATATTCTAACAGTAAATCGTGTACCGAATTGCTTGCACATAGTTATTACTTATCTTTTTTCAAAGAAGCTGGTATCTCGATTGCATCCGTTCGATCTGGTAATGTGATTGGTGGAGGAGATTTTGCCTTTGACCGGATTGTGCCATCCTGTGTAAAAGCTGTTATGGATAAGAAAGAGATTGTAATCCGCAATCCGAATGCGGTCAGACCTTACCAGCATGTTTTAGAGCAGGTGTTTGCCTATCTTTTGGTGGCAAAGAACTCCTGTGAAAGAAAAGGAAGCATGAGTATCTACAATATTGGACCTGATGAAAGGGATTGTGTTACAACAGGAAAGATAGCAACCTTATTTCATGACAAAAGCAAGGCACATCCAAAGTGGATTTTTGAACAGCAAGAGGGACCACATGAAGCCAATTTTTTACGTTTAGATTCTGCAAAGATGAAGGCGGAACTTCAGTGGGATACCACTTGGAATATTGAAAAGGCAATCGAAAAAACATGTGAATGGACGGAGGCCTATCTAGACGCTGAGGATATGATTGCAGTTACAGATAAGCAGATTTTAGAATTTGACCAAGAGAAAAACTGGAACATGTAA
- a CDS encoding thiamine pyrophosphate-binding protein: protein MTVSEYIFEFLQKKGCQRVYMVSGSSAMWLTDALQRNPELEAVCCHHEQAAAMAADGYGRVNDVPGACLVTIGPGATNAITGVAQAYLDSSPMFVLSGQANSRLLQYMVETGIRQKACQSLNLEPMVKPITKYFAAVMNPDDIPQIMEDAYFESMDGRRGPVWIDVPVDIQNRQVSKEAIQAVKPHISAKIVYKKEEIATVCEWIKEAKKPLVVAGYGVRSAGAVELLRAFCEKKRIPVVTSRGGIDVMPTESDLFIGRPGSYGDRASHFAIQEADLLLILGSRLSISTIGYYPQRFGKNAKKIMVDIDQKEINKEDVPVDLKILGDTGEFLKQIQDKVEKQDWEEWICHCNENKEKYPVLQEEYKEQEPLNEYYVTNVLAKQVEDANIIVDTGSVCNVVSQSWIVKENQRYLISGGLSCMGFWATAMGAYQEGKELIAIAGDGSTQMNIQEFATLSYNKIPLKLFVYNNNGYMLIRHNQHNYMDDRFLGVGPDSGVQTPDFCKVASAYGIKSVKIESKDELEEKIKAVLKEKEPVVCEIMCQEFAPIVPRIASRVMPDGSLKAAEFEDLYPFLN, encoded by the coding sequence ATGACAGTATCAGAATATATTTTTGAATTTTTACAGAAAAAAGGGTGCCAAAGAGTCTATATGGTATCAGGCAGTTCTGCAATGTGGCTGACAGATGCCTTACAGCGGAATCCCGAATTAGAAGCGGTATGTTGCCATCATGAACAGGCGGCAGCAATGGCGGCAGATGGATATGGAAGGGTGAATGACGTGCCGGGCGCATGCCTTGTAACGATTGGACCGGGTGCTACAAACGCAATTACAGGGGTGGCACAGGCATATTTGGATTCCTCACCAATGTTTGTCTTGTCAGGACAGGCAAATTCTAGGTTGTTACAGTATATGGTAGAGACAGGAATCCGGCAAAAGGCGTGTCAGAGTTTAAATTTAGAGCCGATGGTAAAACCGATTACCAAATATTTTGCGGCAGTTATGAACCCGGATGATATTCCTCAAATTATGGAAGACGCATATTTCGAGTCAATGGATGGAAGAAGAGGACCGGTATGGATTGATGTTCCGGTTGATATTCAAAACAGACAGGTATCAAAAGAGGCAATACAGGCGGTAAAACCACACATCAGCGCTAAGATTGTATACAAGAAAGAAGAAATAGCAACTGTATGCGAATGGATAAAAGAAGCCAAAAAACCACTTGTTGTAGCAGGATATGGAGTGCGCAGCGCAGGTGCAGTGGAATTATTAAGAGCATTTTGTGAAAAAAAACGGATACCGGTTGTGACTTCGAGAGGAGGCATTGATGTGATGCCGACGGAGTCAGACCTTTTTATAGGACGTCCGGGAAGCTATGGAGACCGTGCTTCACATTTTGCAATTCAGGAGGCGGATTTGCTGCTGATTCTGGGAAGCAGATTATCCATTTCCACAATTGGTTATTATCCGCAGAGATTTGGTAAAAATGCAAAGAAAATTATGGTAGACATTGACCAAAAAGAGATAAACAAAGAAGACGTACCGGTTGATTTAAAGATTTTGGGAGATACAGGAGAATTTTTAAAGCAGATTCAAGATAAAGTCGAGAAGCAGGATTGGGAAGAGTGGATTTGTCATTGTAATGAAAATAAAGAAAAATACCCGGTTTTGCAGGAAGAATATAAAGAGCAGGAACCACTCAATGAATACTATGTAACAAACGTTTTAGCAAAACAGGTTGAAGATGCCAATATTATTGTCGATACAGGTAGTGTATGTAATGTTGTATCCCAGAGCTGGATTGTAAAAGAAAATCAGCGATATCTGATATCAGGTGGATTGTCCTGCATGGGATTCTGGGCAACGGCAATGGGAGCTTATCAAGAAGGAAAAGAGTTGATAGCGATTGCAGGGGATGGAAGTACACAGATGAACATTCAGGAATTTGCAACATTAAGCTATAACAAAATTCCACTCAAGCTGTTTGTATACAATAACAATGGATATATGTTGATTCGTCATAATCAGCACAACTACATGGATGACAGATTTTTGGGAGTTGGACCGGATAGTGGTGTACAAACACCAGATTTTTGCAAAGTTGCATCGGCATATGGAATAAAATCTGTTAAAATAGAAAGTAAGGATGAGTTAGAAGAGAAAATCAAAGCGGTATTAAAGGAGAAAGAACCTGTTGTTTGTGAAATCATGTGTCAGGAATTTGCACCGATTGTTCCAAGAATTGCGTCAAGAGTAATGCCGGATGGTTCACTGAAAGCAGCAGAATTTGAGGATTTATATCCATTTTTGAACTGA
- the rfbC gene encoding dTDP-4-dehydrorhamnose 3,5-epimerase, translated as MANFTFIDEKLNGLTRIIPQYFEDARGCFIKDFHKDIFEQHNIPTNFCEETEIVSPRNVIRGIHFQETYPQGKLIRITQGEAYLAAVDLQPDSETFGKWKSVFLSAQNKNELWVPEGFGVGSMTLEEPTTIQIKYTYKYIEEYSAGIKWNDEALNIDWPNVSKYVISEKDDKLPAFREYFRK; from the coding sequence GTGGCAAATTTTACTTTTATCGATGAAAAATTGAATGGTTTAACGCGAATCATTCCACAGTACTTTGAGGATGCGAGAGGCTGTTTTATAAAAGATTTTCACAAGGATATTTTTGAACAACATAATATTCCAACCAATTTTTGCGAGGAGACAGAGATTGTGTCCCCAAGGAATGTGATACGAGGGATTCATTTTCAGGAAACATATCCACAGGGAAAATTAATTCGGATTACCCAGGGGGAAGCATATCTGGCAGCAGTTGATTTGCAGCCTGATTCGGAAACATTTGGAAAATGGAAATCTGTTTTTTTAAGTGCCCAAAATAAGAATGAATTGTGGGTGCCGGAAGGTTTTGGTGTTGGTTCGATGACATTAGAGGAACCAACGACAATACAAATCAAGTATACCTATAAATATATAGAAGAATACAGCGCAGGAATCAAATGGAATGATGAGGCGTTAAACATTGATTGGCCGAATGTGTCAAAGTATGTTATTTCAGAAAAAGATGATAAGTTACCAGCTTTTCGGGAGTATTTTAGAAAATAG
- a CDS encoding radical SAM protein yields MVLRAKTKMLFSGKELTEQQQKNTDLNIKELESGETILKSYPRRLVFELTNACNLNCVMCGRNAADFKPTVFDMDVFRSFEPLMDTVEEVTLMGWGEPTIHPHFNEMLEIINRHSARKYFCSNGMNLKKIKDAIFDYKVDVFAVSLDGATDETNSRIRRGSKIDVITEDLKDIVRIKKERGLKYPWINFVFCAMKSNIHELPDLVRLAAEIGLDEVKVVYLTVFENDLMHETLWGSEEEVREVFEEAMKIGDELGIALKLPHYVGEDVAGDKLHKDCFVSWRDFFLGSDGYVRPCMSTPVKFFEYDKDKDFMEMWNSKEYQNYRKIVNDQTAMDGPCRRCYQSSHCNWNRKESFIQVGEHFSPDWEK; encoded by the coding sequence ATGGTATTACGTGCAAAAACAAAAATGCTTTTCTCAGGAAAAGAATTGACAGAACAACAGCAGAAAAATACAGATTTGAATATAAAGGAGCTTGAAAGCGGAGAAACCATCTTAAAGTCTTATCCAAGACGTCTGGTATTCGAACTTACCAATGCCTGCAACTTAAATTGTGTGATGTGTGGCAGAAACGCAGCAGATTTTAAACCGACGGTATTTGATATGGATGTTTTTCGTAGTTTTGAGCCGTTGATGGACACAGTGGAAGAAGTTACCTTAATGGGATGGGGAGAACCGACGATTCATCCTCATTTTAATGAAATGTTGGAAATCATCAACAGACACAGCGCAAGAAAATATTTCTGCTCAAATGGAATGAACTTAAAGAAAATTAAGGATGCTATTTTTGATTATAAAGTAGATGTGTTTGCAGTAAGTCTCGATGGTGCTACGGACGAGACAAATAGCAGAATTCGTAGAGGTTCTAAAATTGATGTCATCACAGAAGATTTAAAAGATATCGTAAGAATCAAAAAGGAAAGAGGTCTGAAATATCCTTGGATTAATTTTGTATTTTGTGCAATGAAGTCAAATATTCATGAACTTCCGGATTTGGTACGTCTTGCAGCTGAAATTGGATTAGACGAGGTAAAAGTAGTATACCTTACTGTATTCGAAAATGATTTGATGCATGAGACATTATGGGGTTCTGAAGAGGAAGTCCGGGAAGTATTTGAGGAAGCAATGAAAATAGGAGACGAGTTAGGAATTGCGCTAAAGCTTCCACACTATGTTGGAGAAGATGTAGCGGGCGATAAATTACATAAAGATTGTTTTGTATCCTGGAGAGATTTCTTCCTTGGCTCAGACGGATATGTGCGTCCATGTATGTCGACACCGGTGAAATTCTTTGAATATGATAAAGATAAGGATTTCATGGAAATGTGGAATTCTAAGGAATATCAGAATTATCGAAAAATTGTAAATGATCAGACTGCGATGGATGGTCCGTGCAGACGCTGTTACCAGTCTTCACATTGCAACTGGAACCGTAAGGAATCCTTTATTCAGGTAGGAGAACATTTTTCGCCGGACTGGGAGAAATAA
- a CDS encoding pyridoxal phosphate-dependent aminotransferase, which produces MYYINPNVKDLYRVKFHDKRGEVLRLDMNENPVGLPLDFVEEVKKKITPSFLSTYPEKDELLELIAKHNGVAAENISLTCGSDEAMRLIFQCFGEEGKDLVTVTPTFEMYDVYSKMFGMNHVTAEYGTDFSVKVSDILDSITPQTGIVILLNPNSPVGTAYTKEEFQAIVKKAAACNAIVVVDEAYHYFYAPTFLQDAVKEEHVIVLRTFSKLCSIAGLRVGYATANPQLIDYIEKAESTFNVNNVGILFATEVLKRPDMMEQMIQEEKAGHDWLAAEIKNAGYQIFSENGNYLLFYPHKDSKIIVNKLKEQGIWIRDYGRGILKGWLRVSTGDVTSMKKFWEAFLKVDEK; this is translated from the coding sequence ATGTATTACATTAATCCAAATGTGAAAGATTTATACAGGGTAAAGTTTCATGATAAAAGAGGCGAAGTGTTAAGGCTCGATATGAATGAGAACCCAGTGGGACTGCCATTGGATTTCGTAGAGGAAGTAAAAAAGAAAATAACACCGTCTTTTCTATCTACATATCCAGAAAAAGATGAATTACTGGAACTGATTGCGAAACATAATGGAGTTGCCGCTGAAAATATTTCGTTAACCTGTGGTTCAGACGAAGCAATGAGACTGATTTTCCAGTGCTTTGGAGAAGAAGGAAAAGATTTGGTTACGGTTACACCTACCTTTGAAATGTATGACGTGTATAGCAAAATGTTTGGGATGAACCATGTGACAGCAGAGTATGGCACAGATTTTAGCGTAAAGGTTTCGGATATTTTAGATAGCATTACACCTCAGACCGGCATTGTGATTTTGTTAAATCCAAACAGTCCGGTTGGAACGGCTTACACAAAAGAGGAATTCCAGGCGATTGTAAAAAAAGCCGCAGCGTGCAATGCAATTGTGGTGGTAGATGAAGCATACCATTATTTTTATGCGCCAACTTTTTTACAGGATGCAGTAAAAGAGGAGCATGTGATTGTACTCCGGACTTTTTCAAAGTTATGCTCGATTGCGGGACTCCGTGTGGGCTATGCGACTGCAAATCCACAGTTGATTGATTATATTGAGAAAGCGGAATCGACATTTAATGTCAACAATGTCGGTATTCTGTTTGCGACGGAAGTGCTGAAACGTCCTGATATGATGGAACAGATGATTCAGGAAGAAAAAGCAGGACATGACTGGCTGGCAGCAGAAATCAAGAACGCTGGATACCAGATTTTTTCTGAGAATGGAAATTATCTGCTCTTTTATCCACACAAGGATTCAAAGATAATTGTAAATAAATTGAAAGAGCAGGGCATCTGGATTCGTGATTATGGAAGAGGAATTTTAAAGGGATGGCTTCGTGTTTCAACCGGCGATGTGACATCTATGAAAAAATTCTGGGAAGCATTTTTGAAGGTGGATGAAAAGTAA
- a CDS encoding phosphocholine cytidylyltransferase family protein, which translates to MKAILLAAGRGTRIARNVEMVPKSTLPVDGKPLIRRSVEILQGEGMEVVVCTGYREETIREALDGLENITYVYNPFYDITNSIASLWFARDLLDDDILVMNADVFFSKDILHLILNEKHDPVMAIDNSRTLEGDYFFYTSLDGKIQKYGKGLPIEQRSCEYVGMAKINKEFLPVFKERMEKLIHNQEHEVWWENVLYSFTDNQEYGIYTVDVDGRFWAEIDYFDDYERILDYVSKHKE; encoded by the coding sequence ATGAAGGCAATATTATTAGCAGCAGGGCGAGGTACAAGAATTGCAAGAAATGTTGAGATGGTACCAAAATCGACTTTGCCGGTAGATGGAAAACCATTAATCCGAAGATCTGTTGAGATTTTACAGGGTGAGGGCATGGAGGTTGTGGTTTGCACCGGATACCGTGAGGAAACAATCAGAGAGGCACTGGATGGACTTGAGAACATTACCTATGTTTACAATCCGTTTTATGATATTACGAATTCGATTGCAAGCCTCTGGTTTGCCAGAGATCTTTTGGATGATGATATTTTAGTGATGAATGCAGATGTTTTCTTTTCAAAGGATATTTTGCATTTGATTTTGAATGAAAAGCATGATCCGGTTATGGCGATTGACAATTCCAGAACGTTGGAGGGAGACTACTTTTTCTACACCTCTCTTGACGGTAAAATCCAGAAATATGGAAAAGGTCTGCCAATTGAACAAAGAAGCTGTGAATATGTGGGAATGGCAAAGATTAACAAAGAATTTTTGCCGGTTTTCAAGGAAAGAATGGAGAAACTGATTCACAACCAGGAGCATGAAGTGTGGTGGGAAAATGTTTTGTATTCTTTTACCGATAATCAGGAGTATGGAATCTATACCGTAGATGTCGACGGAAGATTCTGGGCAGAGATTGATTATTTTGACGATTATGAACGTATTTTAGACTATGTATCCAAGCATAAAGAATAG
- the rfbF gene encoding glucose-1-phosphate cytidylyltransferase, whose amino-acid sequence MKVVILAGGRGSRLSEETYLKPKPMVEVGEAPILWHIMKIYSSYGYDEFVICCGYKGEMIKEYFMDYYMRASDITIDLSDNSYQVHEKVAEPWKVTLVNTGLNTNTAGRLMRVRKYLNEEPFMLTYGDGVSNVNIDELVKYHNSQKKIATITAARPAGRWGAIQIEDDTNLVQSFREKEAQDQAWVNSGFAVFEPEIFNYLTDESQQLEREPYDKLVRDNQMNAFKHYGFWHPMDTVNDKAVLEDYWHSGHAPWKIW is encoded by the coding sequence ATGAAGGTAGTTATTTTAGCAGGTGGTAGAGGATCAAGACTTAGTGAGGAGACGTACTTAAAACCAAAACCAATGGTAGAGGTTGGGGAAGCACCGATTTTATGGCATATTATGAAGATTTATTCCAGTTACGGATACGATGAGTTTGTAATATGTTGTGGATATAAGGGCGAAATGATAAAAGAATATTTCATGGATTACTATATGCGTGCATCAGATATTACCATTGATTTATCGGATAATTCTTATCAGGTACATGAAAAAGTAGCAGAGCCGTGGAAAGTAACACTCGTAAATACCGGTTTAAATACCAATACAGCAGGTAGATTAATGAGAGTTCGAAAATACTTAAACGAGGAACCATTTATGTTAACCTACGGAGATGGTGTTTCCAATGTAAATATTGATGAGTTAGTGAAGTATCATAATAGCCAGAAAAAGATTGCAACAATCACAGCGGCAAGACCTGCAGGAAGATGGGGCGCAATCCAAATAGAGGATGATACCAATCTTGTGCAGTCTTTCCGTGAAAAAGAGGCACAGGATCAGGCGTGGGTAAATTCTGGATTTGCGGTTTTTGAACCGGAAATATTCAACTACTTAACGGATGAGAGCCAGCAGCTAGAAAGGGAGCCGTATGATAAGTTAGTCAGAGATAACCAGATGAATGCATTTAAACATTATGGATTCTGGCATCCAATGGATACGGTAAACGATAAAGCGGTACTAGAGGATTATTGGCATAGTGGACACGCACCTTGGAAAATATGGTAA